From Phalacrocorax carbo chromosome 8, bPhaCar2.1, whole genome shotgun sequence, a single genomic window includes:
- the LOC135314787 gene encoding basic proline-rich protein-like, whose protein sequence is MPRRRRRRRRRRHTGEDSPAAAAAAGRRGGKFDKSPRRKEEGKPPEEESAEPQPALSTPRLPARRWSGGGGGNRRSLKGNEMIAVSLKLVRKEERGTVLPPPPAPDGTLTLCVSRRRTPGTATAAAKGSARGGGRAPPPPPSSAAHSGGGALLCPPDAPGQGMAGQPAPLPAGSPSLSAPTHTRSPPESPPPSHPRHSGVGDPPAAPRPGEGGLAPRPRRLSPVPTEPGRPAR, encoded by the exons ATGccgaggaggcggcggcggcggcggaggaggcgGCACACAGGAGAggacagccctgctgctgctgctgctgctggcagaagaGGGGGGAAGTTTGACAAATCGCCCcggaggaaggaggaggggaagccCCCCGAAGAG GAGTCGGCGGAGCCTCAGCCTGCGCTCTCCACTCCCCGGCTCCCGGCTCGGCGctggagcggcggcggcggcggcaacAGGCGAAGCTTGAAGGGAAACGAGATGATCGCAGTGTCACTCAAACTAGTCCGCAAAGAGGAGAGGGGCACCGTGCTCCCACCGCCTCCCGCCCCGGACGGCACCTTAACTCTTTGCGTATCGCGCCGCCGGACCCCGGGCACAGCCACGGCGGCGGCTAAAGGGTCCGCCCGGGGCGGCGGTAgggcgccccccccgccgccctcctcAGCAGCCCACAGCGGCGGAGGGGCTCTGCTTTGCCCGCCGGACGCCCCCGGGCAGGGCATGGCAGGgcagcccgctccgctccccgccggcAGCCCTTCCCTTTCCGCCCCCACGCACACCCGTTCCCCGCCGGAGTCCCCCCCTCCCAGCCATCCCCGCCACAGCGGGGTAGGGgaccctcccgccgccccccgccccggcgagGGGGGCctggccccccgcccccgccggttGAGCCCCGTCCCCACGGAGCCCGGCCGCCCCGCGAGGTGa